A genome region from Elusimicrobiota bacterium includes the following:
- a CDS encoding formylglycine-generating enzyme family protein has product MRSPLAVVLSVILAGPCWGKEGKPAPAPKPPVDVGIKWVTIHGGRFVMGSDDGGPDEKPSHEVTVPTFQMAKTLVTYKQYQKCVEAGACAKPSCVAPGGDYPVPCVNWQQARDFSAWVGGRLPTEAEWEYAARSRGKAQKYPWGDEEPTCARAVFKELSVRGCGKDTSAPVCSRPAGNTEQGLCDMAGNMWQWLQDWYHDSYNSVFVGEGQDILRRKVHIETVALGAPVDGSAWEDPPGTYRVVRGGSWFNDAALLRAAHRFGSAMDYRLGHLGFRPARSLP; this is encoded by the coding sequence ATGCGCAGCCCGCTAGCGGTCGTTCTCTCGGTTATCCTCGCCGGGCCGTGCTGGGGCAAGGAGGGCAAGCCCGCTCCGGCGCCTAAGCCGCCCGTGGATGTCGGCATCAAGTGGGTCACGATCCACGGCGGGCGCTTCGTGATGGGCTCGGACGACGGCGGGCCGGACGAGAAGCCCAGTCATGAAGTGACGGTCCCGACCTTCCAGATGGCCAAGACCTTGGTGACCTATAAGCAGTACCAGAAGTGCGTGGAGGCCGGGGCCTGCGCCAAGCCCTCCTGCGTCGCGCCGGGCGGGGATTATCCGGTGCCGTGCGTGAACTGGCAACAGGCGCGCGATTTCTCCGCCTGGGTGGGCGGGCGGCTGCCCACGGAGGCGGAGTGGGAGTACGCGGCCCGCAGCCGGGGCAAGGCGCAGAAGTACCCGTGGGGCGACGAGGAGCCGACCTGCGCGCGGGCGGTCTTCAAGGAGCTGAGCGTGCGCGGCTGCGGGAAGGACACGAGCGCGCCCGTGTGCTCGCGGCCCGCGGGCAACACGGAGCAGGGGCTCTGCGACATGGCCGGCAACATGTGGCAGTGGCTGCAGGACTGGTATCACGATTCGTACAACTCGGTCTTCGTGGGCGAGGGCCAGGATATCCTGCGCCGCAAGGTCCATATCGAGACGGTGGCCCTGGGCGCGCCCGTGGACGGCAGCGCCTGGGAAGACCCGCCGGGCACCTATCGGGTCGTGCGGGGAGGCTCCTGGTTCAACGACGCCGCGCTCTTGCGCGCCGCGCATCGCTTCGGCAGCGCCATGGACTACCGGCTCGGCCACCTGGGCTTCCGTCCCGCGCGGTCCCTGCCCTAG